Part of the Rhinoderma darwinii isolate aRhiDar2 chromosome 2, aRhiDar2.hap1, whole genome shotgun sequence genome, TGATCCTAACCGCCCCCACTATCccatttgtttttattataaGACTTGGATTCCGAGCTTCCCCTAGGTATTAATGTTCACTAGCACTGGTGACTGATATTTATTGTAATGTAACTTTGCATTATTAACCATCTCAGCCACCTCTTCTTGAGCCCTTCTTCACATCACGCTTTTTACCTTCCTCGGAGTTATACATCAGAGGGACTCCcgacttagggcgggttcacacatggcggaattgcacttaaattccgctgcggacactccgcagcgttaatccgcagcggagccgtttctacattgactttcactttaatttagcagtgttcgtttacacgatgcgtacaattccgctgcggagcataggctgcggagcggaatttggtgtccgcagcatgctctgtctgttgcggagcagtggcggactcatggcggaatttctccattgacttcaatggagattcaaagttccgcaatgaagtccgcagctgtcatgcacatgtcatgtgtgctgcggatgcgtcttgctttttttacttgacatttcttcattctggctggacctatgtatttctaggtctacagccagactgaggaagtcaatggggctcccgtaatgacgggagcgttgctaggagacgtcagtaaatagtcactgtccagggtgctgaaagagttaagcgatcggcagtaactgtttctgcacccgggacagtgactaccgatcccaatatacatgtatctgtaaaaaaaaatgaagttcgtacttaccgagaactccctgtttctgtctccagtccggcctcccaggatgacgtttcagtgtaagtgacggctgcagccaatcacaggccaagcacaggctgcagcggtcacatggactggcgcgtcatccagggaggtcgggctggatgccgaaggagggacgcgtcataaagacaacgggcggtaagtatgaatttcttttactttcactagggaaagtgctgtcccttctctctatcctgcactgatagggagaagggaagcacttttcccgcagtccgcagcagctagtccgcatcaattttctgcacattttgtgcagatccgcagccgtaatccgcaacccggattaggtgcggcattcatgcggacagttgcggaggaattccgccatgtgtggtcatgcccttatacctCCAACGGTAGACTGCAACCTATCCCACTGTATAATCATACTGTGGTATATGTTGCCTTTAAAACCACCTACATCTCCACTCTCCCCCCGCACTAGTGTACTCATTGCATGCACTTTTCGGTTTATTCGTTTTTTTCTTTCAGGTTTAGGAAAGACTAACTGTAGCCTCCAAACTGCTGAATATGGTTATTCAATCTCAGCAATTCCACACCTATTAAATCCCCAGGTATAAGCAAGAGAACAAACCTGAAGAATGGAATACACATAAAAAGATTCATAATCATCTATTGGCTCTcgtcatttttaaaaatgtttataatttTCAAAAATGTCAAAATTAATTCTAGATGTAGCCTGTATTTAAAGGTTACCTCCAATGATGATGCCTGCCGCTCTCCTACACAGAAGTTTAAAAGTGATGCCGGGATAGTGTACGTGACTGGCATCATTTAAGAGCTACACTTGAAATGTTCCTAATATTAAATATCTGTGGAATAAGATATTTGCGATGTGATTAATGCGTGACTGCTCAGAAGCTAAGCATGCACTTTGCGTTTTGTCATACTTGCCTTATTCATCACCCAGTCAGCATCTTCTATGGCCCTCTTAATAATCTGTTGTATCCTCTCTGGGTCATCCTCATCAGCATGAACACGAAAGCTCTTTTGGAAAACACATCGTAATAGATCAATATAACTCGACATTTAGTTCAAGGTTTTGTTCACATTGGCATCATGGCAAAAGTGACATACCATAagaggcagaccatgcagctGTTAAAGGTGGCCTTGGAGAGAGGTGACCCAACCCTAGATGGTCCCATTCCCTTTGCAGAACCTGTGCAGGACAGCCATCTCAAGAAGAACTGCATTTTTAGCAAGCAATGGTGCAGAGAAATTGGCCCATGCGGGAGGAGGACGAAACAAACACAAGGCTTTTCTGTCCCAGGTAGCAAATCGCAGTACCATAATGGGGGGCACACTTTGATCTCTGCTATGGGTCTATCTCTCTTCTATGTAAGCCACTGTGTCATAGCTTGTGTTAAGGATCTGGTTTCAAAGTGTTCTGCCAAATCCTGATGGACTCCACTGACCTATAATATGCTTTTTATCGTGGTTCCGACATTTTTGATGCCAAGGGTGCAGACTGCACTATTATCACAATCAAAAACACCGGAACAGCAGTCAGAAACCTAACAATTCATATGTGAATAGAGTTTAAAATTAGTCaaataaaaagtaatgttaaaaaatagtaaatatgtaaaaaaaacaaaaactcatagTGCATTCATAAACTTGCACAGACAAAGACAAAAATGGCTAGcatatgttttattatttatttacacctttcagccataacattaacccctaAAGGACagagcctgtttgggccttaagagCCAAGCCAGATCTaaaaaatctggtatgtgtgaacaTTTTGGAAGATAACTCCATAATGGTTTTGTGTATCCAAGTGATTCTcttttgtgacatattgtactatatTTCTGTGATAAAAGCAGGCCAATAcgatttgttgtttatttttgttttttttaaaccacaagaaataaagacatttttgaaaaaatcATTTATTTCCTATTTTGAACTTTAATATCTCACATATTTATGTACATTCTATACTAATGTGTCATAAAATGTatatttccatatgtctactttattttgACAGcaatgtattttttacattttacatttttatatgtatTACAAAGCTTAAACTTCTAAAGGAAACTTTGAAGATTTTGAAGTAAAGTTGGTTTTCATGCACCAAGCAAGTTTGCAGGGGCTCAGAAGTGCTAGAACATAAGCAGCCCCCcataatgaccccattttaaaaaaaactacacccctcaaggtatttaatgGGTGGTGTATTGAGTATTTTgtgctcaattttttttatttttttcaagaattaATATAAAAAGGTGTTAAAAATTTAAATGTAAAGTTTTTTCAGaaatgcgtcatttataggacacattttttgtacataggagaaactgggcaataaatgcTGAGGTGTGTTTCATGTACCGTGTTCAGAAATACCCCCACTTAGGTCGCAATGTGCTGCCTTGCCACACTGTGGGGCTTTTTAggacataattttagcttgaatgacttataGGCCCCACTCCATGCCTGCAAAGGTTTGAGCTCGTGGAACAATGTGGCAcccaaaaaaattaccccattttcaaaactacacCCACTAAGTTATTCACCTAGGGACATTGTGAGTAGTTTGAGCCCACGTTATTGTTGGATATAACGCaaagccgtaaaaaatgaaattatttttttttacaacaaatataggacatattTTTCGTACATAGTACATGAAACTGATAAAACGCACCAACATTTATTGACCAGTTTCCCTTGTGTTCAGAAGTACACCCACTTAGGCCGTAATCTGCTAATCAATCACATGGTGGGGCCCGAATAGAAAGGAGAACCCTGTAGCTTTCAGGGCATAATATAGCTCAATTATAGGCCTTCTACGCCTGTAGAGGATTTGAGCAGGCAGAACGATGTAACAACTCTAGAGctaaccccatttagaaaactacactcaACAAggtaattatctaggggtgtagtaagcatgtggaCACAAAAGTTTTCAGACTAGTCCCTAGCAATGCATTAGCCGGTACATACGACTATGTTGTGCTAACAGAGCAGCTgaccaacaaatgtgtcagtACGTAGTCATTAAGAACAGCAACCCAAGGGCAATGTATTTGAAAAATGGAGGAAAAatgtccaactatgttgcaaatttGAGCATATTCACAGGATGAAAGGACAGCTGCAGGGCTAtataatgtcacttctttttcttaGGGACAGGTTGTACAATGTCTCTTCAGCCTTGTCAATCCCTGTATAAAGgtacgaacgtgccaagtgacgccgGCACACCATAAGAGGGACAGTAAAGAACCACTAGTCCCTAAAAAACAAGAttataataaagcccatagtgtgttGATAAGGAAGAGCTCATGTATTAGGTACCCTCCAAATAACAAAAAGAAAATAACAGACACATATCACCAAACAGTAATAGGAATTGATAGAACAGCTTTATatagcaggacatagtcataacaaACGGCAAACGtaacagggtttagaagggaagatGCAGCACATTTTGTGGCCAAATTTGTACTCATCATTTTGAGGATCTGCTTTGTGTTTGCAAGGTTAGGGGTGTAATGAGAATTTCTAGTTTTGTTTAGGGGTTTTACTAAATTTGACAATTAAAATGCTAGAAATATGGTAATAGGTAAAAATGGGAATTAAATGATTGAATAAAGTAATTTTCTATTTTACCATGCTTGTAATAAAAAGAATTTCAGGAGGTATTTGAGAAAATGAGAGAAGGGAGGGCAGGTTAGTGAAAGTCAACTGAGGTGTGGTAAATTTGAAAACTGTTTTTTATGCAAAGACCAGGCTTTGAGGGGTAGGTCTCACAATGGTGTGTAGTGTCCCGCCTATTTCCATTCTTGGagcatacccgacaccttttttgtggactcCTTCTTGCCTCTGTCGAGAGGAACTTCTCTTGGGAAATGCTGCCCTGGAATTATTTTGCCCTCGTTCCTGAGGCCCCGCTTCACTCTCCTTCCTGTTCTCCAAATATAAAGGCCTCTATTATTTTTTCCTGAAATTGTAGTAATCTCCCCGTTTCCTACATTTTTGTAGATCACAAAAGAATTATAAAGGGCTATTTGGGTAAGGTAAAGGGCTATTTGGGTAAGGTGAAGTGCCAGTTTTTTTTATACCTCACCCAAGTCTTGCGAAGGGTGCTGTATGTTTGCAGCACATGGTCTGAcagatcaaccccccccccccccaccccataaACTTATTATAGCGCTGGATACACACAGCTTTGGGGACCGGCTGTCTGTTTCCACGGACTGAGACGAGGCTGAATCTGTCAGAATGTATGGTGGTCAGTACAAGGACCTCACACCGCTTGCCCTTGTACTTGGCAAGCATCATGTTGTCAGTGCACACCGCCTTATTTTCCTCCGTTCTCATCCTTTGCTCTATCAAACTTTTAGGCAACTCTTTTTGGTTTTGTCTGATAGTTCCGCAGGCAACAGTACCTCTGGAAAACAGTCATTTCAgtagcgggacacttatataggaGTTGTCTAGATACAAATTGTACCTTTGATCTAGAAGGGGGTGGAGCAGATCCCATACTATTTTTCCAGTTATTTTAAGGTTAGGGGGTGCAGTCTGGGGGCTCTATTTTGGAGTCCTTTCCCTTGTAGACTCTGAACTTATGTGTGTAGCCAGATGTGCGATCACATAATTTGTAAAGTTTTACGCCATACCTGGCCCGTTTATTGGCGAAAATGTAATCTGCCCTTGAAGTGCACTAGGGATTCATCTAGGTCTACATGTTTCTGCGATTTGTATGTCTGGGAAAATGTAAGACTATAGTGGTCTATAATGGGCCAAATTTGAAATAAGCGATCATATGCAGGGTAATTAGGGAGTGGGCAATGTGAATTTTTATTATAATGCAGAAATTTCAGCAACACTTGAAATCCAACCCTGGGCATGACGTTACGGTGGAGTGTGATCTAAAAGGTCAGTACTCCAATATGACCTTATTGaggtctttttttattattcccatATTGAGGAGTAGACCCCCAAATTTTTCCATCTCCACTGAGTTGGTGGGAGTCCACTGACAGGGCCTTGTATAATATGAGTTGGGGTTGGAAGCTAAATACTGCTAAATAATGCTGGGCATAAATATAAGTTTGCTACACTATCATTTCTATTAAaccttctgaaaaaaaaaaaaggcaaaataaaTCCAGTTCCTTGAACCCTGCAGTTCCTTGAaccctgacagtccgcagccggccgacccgaaaatcaggcagccggccgacccgaaaagtgtgcatgaggcctaattagctggaatgtgctgttcaaacttttgtaggtctagtcccagttctgggtgtatgagcagcgttagggacccaccttatagagggcgccttgtcgtggcaggtgggctcacacaatttgatcaaaatgtgcgccaaaaacctcactattgtaagtagattcagcagtaatgcatatttatttatatttagaggcTTAGGGGGCATTAGTGTTCGGAGAGTgctggcgccattttcttgtgtgctgtataaatttgcagtcacaggcgttcttgcatctGTGCATACGTTCTGTCTCATTTTTCTGGAATATGCTgttcaaacacatatatatatatatatatatatatgatttttatAATCCCACTTTACATAATTAGCAATTTTGGATTAGAAATGTAGATGGGGGGGGCGACATCTCACCTGTCGTACTGCGTGCTTATAATGATGTTGAAGATTCTCATTTGGAAGTCGCTTGCAACAAAGAAGAAGATACCGATACAGCTGTAAAGGCTTGTGTATGAATTCTGCACCAGGTAAAGGGACCATTATCTGATAAACGTACCGGGAGCTGTATAATGTAAAACATGTTTATAACAACCACATACATAAAAACAAAGTAGAATGCAATTTATAGTTTAACAGGACAAAGTCCACAAGAGCTAACATCCTATAAGgattaaatacaataaaatatgtGGATACATACAAGTATACAGAAATACAATTTGTGATATTGAGCTAGCAGAGGTACAtcatgaatttcaacatgcctgatccttttgttcatttggagtctggcagcagctttctcCCTGAGAACACATTCAAGTTTGGCCGAGCCAAGAGTGAATGTGCATGGAGGAGTCGTTAGGAATAGCTGTCGGACAAACGATCACTCGTCCCAACaggtatctaaagtgtatggccatccTTACTCGGCTGTATGAAAACAATAAAAATCAGCCCTGACTAGGTTTTGCTCCCTGCACTTCATGCATTTGGCAGCTGGGTACATCCAACCAGTGGCGCATGTATAACGGCATACAGTTCCAGTCTTATTCACTAAAGCACATATCTGTAAATAAAACTTTGCTATTCACACGTGCAGATACTACTCGTTAGTATAGCGGCCGCCATGATATGTAAGGATCTGTTCACATATAAATATggctaatagaagtctatagacATAAACATCAGGAGAATGTAGTGCACAACCacaatgtgaacagggtcttacacAACAGCTGTAAAGGGGAAGTCACATGTTTAGCGTTTTGTCATCCACAGAAGTAAAGGCCCTTTACACCAGCCAACAATAGGCCGGTGTAGGAAGCTCCGACCaccaagacatcgttgatcggcgcttgtttgctcctgtcacgcggagcaacggatggagacgagcggtcgttactctgatcgctcatccacatacattattatcatgtcagcagcgcgtctccctagttacacagggaaatgtgctgccgacaccgataatcttttacttttttaaaacaatatgaccagcagatgaacgagtttgcttgttcatctgctgatcgttccccggtttacacagggaaattatgtgAACGTTTGTCTGTCCGATAATCGTCCACTGCAAAACCCCCTTGAGACAGTAGGAGCAGTACTACATCACCATGGACATAAGCGCTGGCCATCAAGGAGTCCGTATTGTAATATATCTCAACATCTTCCCAGCAAATTTCTACATGTCCCTTTTAATGCTGGTTCCAAATGTGCTCAGTAAAatgagtacctgccacaaagtaccacattaaagTGTGtacacatttatggcaaatcccgtGTCTAAGGGTCATTTTACACTGACCAATATTGGCTGTAAAAGAGCGCCGACCAACTAGACAGTTtgctgatcggcgcttgtttgctcctttcacacggagcttTGATCAGTAACGTacagggatgagcggtcgttactgcgATCACTcgtcccatgcatttccatcatgtcggtagcacgtctccctgtttacacaagatgtgctgccaacgatgataatttattttctgctgcataaacgatacaaatcAACCAATGAACGagtatttgctcgttcatcggctgatcgttggcgTTTACACGTTGGCAATGATCGGGaaaaagcgttcatatgaacacttgtttgcccgaacattgacctgtgtaaaagggcctttagttagGGATACCCCTTTGAGCCCCTTTTACATAGAAGAACCAGTAGTTTGAAAAATTGTTTGAGAATCTGATAAACATTATTAGggttgggcaattaatcgaaaaaaaactaaacaaaaccAAAATTCAACGCAGATAACCAACGTCATCTTGTGCAtttcagttttttctttttccggtTTCAACTGATCTCCGTCCTCGAGATGCAAGGTGTGAAAATTCTTACAGCTCTAAAtagttcccaaaaactggacattaccttttttatgcagcaaaaaatgtttcattttatattaatttaaaagtaCTGAAAACTATAAAACACACTAATAAATAACCATTCCTCGGATAAACGTGAATTAACTGCCTTATATTAGACATATCAATCAGGCCCTACACACTGACCAGAGCCCGCCGCGCTCCGTGACGTCAGAGAGGCCGCAGACACGCGCACAAGACGGAGCAAGCTTGGTCACGTGATTACAGAGGTCGTAGACCGCACAGCGCTGAAGCAGTAGAGGAGGGCGCTAATTAGTAGTCATGCTATAATTACAAGACTATACCGTGCACTTCCTTATAATCACAGTCATACAGACCTCTTACAACGAATGGATGACTCGTTCCCGTGGGGAGGACGCCGATATTTCCTCCTTCCGCTTGTTTTGTTCGCTATTTGTGATTCCTTTGCGTAAATGTGAAGGAGACGCCACCTAGTGGTAGGCTGTGGTAATTACAACGGGTGGGGGAAACCTATTCCGCTAGTGTTGCACTCTGTTGACACTGTTTTTCTTCATTGTTTCACTTTATAtcagtttttgtctttttagggtatgtgcccagatatatatagagaggaagcTAATGATTTTGTTGACTTCTAAGTTTTTGGACATAATACATTATTAGTCacaccttttttaattttttttcaacacaaaaatatcatttaggcctcatttacacgagcgtaatataagcGCGTGCGACGcatgtgcttttcacgcgtgtcgtacgcacctatattactctatggggcagtgcagacgatgcgtgaattttgcgcagcgcgagtgcgttgcgtaaaactcacgacatgttctataatcgtgcgtttttcgcgcatcacgcacc contains:
- the LYRM9 gene encoding LYR motif-containing protein 9 isoform X1, translated to MVPLPGAEFIHKPLQLYRYLLLCCKRLPNENLQHHYKHAVRQSFRVHADEDDPERIQQIIKRAIEDADWVMNKIFNIRNISSVALK
- the LYRM9 gene encoding LYR motif-containing protein 9 isoform X2; the protein is MVPLPGAEFIHKPLQLYRYLLLCCKRLPNENLQHHYKHAVRQSFRVHADEDDPERIQQIIKRAIEDADWVMNKYKKQG